Sequence from the Brevundimonas diminuta genome:
AGAACAGCACGGTAGCGGCGAGGGCTATGGCGGACAGGAAGACGGTCGGACAGCGATCGTAGCGGGTGGCGACCCGGCGCCAGTCTCTCAGGCGTCCAAACATGATTTCGATCCGGTTTCGCCGCTTGTAGCGTCGCTTGTCGTAGCGGATGGGTTCGGTGCGGGTTTTGCGGCCTGGGATGCACGGCGTGATCCCCTTGGCCTGCAAGGCGTCCCGGAACCAGTCGGCGTCGTAGCCTCGGTCTCCCAGAAGCCACTGGGCGCGGGGCAGGCTGTCCAGGAGAGCGGCAGCGCCGATGTAGTCGCTGACCTGACCCGCTGTCATGAAGAGGCTGATGGGCCTTCCGTTCGCATCGGTCACGGCGTGAAGCTTGGTGTTCATGCCGCCTTTCGTGCGTCCGATCAGTCGCCCGAGACCCCCTTTTTTACCCGCAGGCTCGAAGCCGTGCGGTGCGCCTTCAGATAGGTCGCGTCGATCATGACCGTGCGGCGTTCGGTCTGAGCCCCGGACAGGCCTTCCATCATCCGGATGAAGACGCCAGCCTCACTCCATCGCTTCCAGCGGTTGTAGAGGGTCTTGTGCGGCCCGTAGGCCGCCGGCGCATCTCGCCAGCGCAGGCCGTTGCGGTTGACGAAGATGATCCCGCTCAGCACCCGGCGGTCATCCGCCCGCGGCTTGCCGTGGCTCTTGGGGAAGAAGGGCTCCAGCCGAGCCATCTGCTCGCCCGTCAGCCAATACAGATCGCTCATATCCAGACTCCTCAGGAGCCTGAATCAGATCGTTCGCCTCACATCAATGGGTCCTGAGCCTAAACCTGTGTGGTCGCAGGCGACCCATACATGGGGTCTCACAATGGCTGGTGATGTGGCGATCCTTGAAGACAAGGATGGTCGTAAGCGCGCTTTTATTCCGGGAGATCATTTTCATGTCGTCGCCGGGAAGATTGTGAAGATTGCGAGATAAATAGGTTTGTCGAGGGTTTCTCCCCAAGACGTGTCAGAAGGCTGACCGGTGTTCCCAAATGCACCGGTCGGCCGATCTTAGCCGCAAGAAATAAGAAATAAGGGAGAGGCGCGGACGGCCTCTCCCTCTTTTTTACAGACGGTGCGATCAACGGCTACGCGTGTCTTGGAGAATGCTATGAGTCATTTCGGTGAAATCATTTACAGTCGTTATAGGCGCGATGTCGCCCGGAATGTTGTTGTTACAAGCGGCGTCGGAGATATTATAGGCGTGACTATCAGGTAATGAGTCCTCGAAAATCTCACCTGCACCGCTTACGCTATTGACCGGCCGATCATTACCTATTTGGTAGTAGGCCAGAGTTCCAATGGCTGTTGCCATTCGATTACAATCAATTGAATATCTTACTACGGAATAATCGAACTGGTATGGCCCGACCGTTGTGCGGTCGCGGTAAACAAAAACGGCCCAAACAGATTTCCGGGACCGCGTAAGGATTGGGTCCGGTCGAATGCTTGCGCGATCCACTCCTACAATCAAATCACTACCGGCACTGACAACGAACCATTCGCCCGCTTCAGCAGAGCCAGCCGCCAGCGTCAGCGCCACCGCCGCGCTGGCTATGAACTTCACGATCTTCACTCGCACACCCCTCCGTTGCGCGGCCTGTGTAAGCCAAGCTGAGCCGCCAGTCACGCCGGGCGTGTAAATAATGGGTGCGATCACGGGTCTATAAACATCTCTATTCATCAACGCGCTGGCGTCGGAACCGCAACGCCTTCCTGATCGAGCACCCGCTTTGCGCGATGTGCGGACGGCTTGCTGAAGTCGTAGACCATATCCAGCCGCACAAAGGCGACACTGATCTATTTCACGATCCAGACAACTGGCAGGCCTTATGCAAGCAGTGTCACGACAGTCTGAAGAAACAGATCGAAAGCCGTGGCTATCACAACTGCGGTGACGCCAGCGGCTTCCCCTCAGACCCCAACCATCCGTTCAATCGGCGTGGCAAATCCAGCCTATTAGCAGCGCGATGATCGAGAGCAGGCGTCGTCATACTTTCTCATCTGCTCATCAACGTAGGCTTGCCCATCGGAGTTGAGCGAGTCGTAACGCCTCCGGCTGTCCGCATCCATGCCTTCAAGAGTGCGGTCCCGGTCAGACCCACCCGCAACGTAGCTGTCTGATGACGAGGCTGAATCGTCTACGCGCGAACCTGTGTATTGTCTCACACCGATAGCGGCGACCAGCGATAGCGCCATGATCGCGAAGCCCGATATTTTCATCAGATCGGATTTTGCCGACAGGGATTTGAAGATGAAAACAAACCCGATCACCAACCCTATCGCGAAGACGACAAAGCCTTCTGTGCCCAACATATTCGTTCCGAAGCCCACGAAGATGATGGCGATGATTGCGAACACGATCAAAGCGGTGAAGTCATTTTTCATTGTTGCGCCCGCCCTGCTGCATCTCGATCCGACGTAGGCTCTGACACACAATCACTGATCGGCTTCCATCTGGTAGCGCTGACGCAGCGTCGTCTCGTGCACGTAGTCAAGGATCAGCGCGGTCCCTCGTAACACCATCCCGATCAGGACCAATCCAATCCCGGCGTTGAAGATCATCAGCTTGGTGACTGCCTTACCGAAGTTGACCACCTCATCGACTGCGAGCCCGTAGCCCGCCGTGTCCACGGTTGGGCTGTAGAACAATCCCAACATCGTCACGAACAATCCGATCCAGATCAAAGCCGTGCCGGTCCCTGCCTTCAGCACGTTGTTCTCCACCATCTCGAACTTGGGGCGCTCGGCCGGTGCGATAGTCTCTTCAGTCATTGTTTTCCCTCTCCATGAACCGAGAGCGGTGAAGGAGAGCCGCCCACACGTCAAGCGAACGATGATTGACAACGCGCAGTCGTGTCGAGCCGTGAGGGGGGTAGGTCGAAGACGAAAACGGCCTTTCCCGCCACACCACATGACCCCCTCCGTGCAGAAAGTATCGTCGGCGAAAGTTTTTTTTGCCCGTCTCCTAAATAATGGATGACGATCAACAACGCCGGGTATCTGAAGGCGCCCGCACAACTATCCAAACAAGCGAAGAAGGTTTGGTCCGAGCAAGTTAAGGCTCAACCGGAAGGCTACTTCACCCCCGCTGACGGCCCTTCTCTGGAAGCGCTGGTCACGGCGATCTGTAGTCTTCGCGACGCCAACCGAACCCTTGAAGAAACGGCTCGATGTATTCGGTCGGCTCGCAAGGCCAACTGATCATTCATCCGGCCGCTCGCATTCAGAATGATGCGATCCGCCTGATCAACCAGACCAGCCAACGGCTGGCTATCGATCCGACCAGCCGCAAGGCTCAGAGCGGCCAACCGGCTGACGATGACGCGGGTGAGATCGGCGGACTGCTGGCATGACACCCGGCCGCGATCCCGCGCTTGCAGACAAGATCATCGCCTTCCTGAACTGCCTCCCCATCGTGGATGGCCCGGCTGCTGGTCAACGCTTCCACGTCGATCCGTGGATGGAGCGGTTCATCCGCGACGTTTACGAACCGGTGAACCGCGCCGCTCGGACTGATCTTACCCCGTCACCGACCCTGGTCTCAGAGGCTGGCGGCACATGGCAGGGCTATACTTGCTCCTGGGCACACGTGATTGAACTGACCCCGGATAAGCCCGTCGTGCGGATCGATCAGATTCCAACCTCCTACAACGACGGCGGCGCGCGCGAAGAGGGGGAGACCAAGAGCATGGAGGGGGTCTTGATCCCCGGCCAGAAGGGTAAGTCGATACGGGTTCGCTACACGGGCGACGTGGATGCGACGGTCGTCTACGCCAAGGTCGGCGAGAGCTATGACCCCGTCAATCTGCCCGAGCTGCTGACCTGCTGAACTGCCAAAATGCTGTCTCAGGGTAGATGTGGAGAAATGCACTGAGCGCCTTTGGCGGGAGCGGTCTGTGGTGGGACAACGGCTCCTTCCGCTCCCCATTGGTCTCCGTTAACCTATCCACTGCCGACTCGTGCGACCTTCACATCGGCCTTTGGGCATCTGTTGCGTTGTGATCAACTCATCGGAATAGGGAATTACATGATGGCTGTGCTGAGAGACGACATTGCCGCGTTCGATCGAATGCGAGATGAGCTCGAGGCGAAGCACCATAATCAATGGGTAGTTTTCCACGCGGGCGTCTTTGTTGATGCGTTCGCCGACTTCGAAACCGCCGCAGCTGCTGCAGTCGATAAGTTCGAAGCCGGCCCCTATCTCATTCGTCAGGTAAACGCGCCCTCCGTCCAACTGCCGGGTGGTATGATCTTCACGCCAGCGCATTTCCTTGCCTCAAGCCGGGTTTAAGAAGGGCACGGGGGACGAAACCCCCGCTGATCTTCTCGTCAGGCTTGGTCCAACCCTAAAAGTGGATATTGGACTGAAGGGTCGACAAACGGCTGACGGTCGGCCCGATTTGCCGATGAAAGGCGTTCGTGCGCTCATCGATACAGGGGCAGGGGGCGATTGTATCGATGACGATCTCGCGCAGTCTCTTGGGCTTCCTGTGACTGATGAAGGCGAGATTAGCGGGGTCGGCGGTCGTCACCACGCATACATCTACACCGCGCGAATTTGGGTGCCTCATCTCGACCGTCTGCTCTTCCAACCCTTCACAGGGGTCAAGCTGAGACAGGGCGAGCAGTGGCATCAAGTCATTCTCGGGCGAGGTTTTCTACGCCCCTATCGCTTGGTCTATGACGGGGTAAGTGGGCAAGTAGAGCTCGTTGATAGCAAGTAGGACAGGTCCTCACCACCAGTTCGTCAACAGGTTGCAGTGCTGACGACATGTCAGGGTAGATCGGGAAAAACGCACTGAGCGAGCGGGTATTTTTGCGTAGCTAGCCGATCGCTATGAGTGGGTGGTGAGCAAGGAGGTCTTTTGACTCTAAGCGGACCCTGATTGAGTCCGCTCTCTTATCTTGGTCTGGCCCATGTGCCGCATGCTCGGGCTTCGCTCATCCCATGCGTCAGCACGAAGACTGGCAGACGCGGTAGGGGAAACTAGGTTGCTGGGCCGCATGCGCATTACCTCAAGACACCCCTTCATGCGACGTGATTTAACGGTCAAATGTTCAGCGCTGCGTGAAGAGTTGACCGAACATGCGCGGAAGCGCACTATCGGTCCCGTAATGTGGAAATGCGCCGTACACACGCGGAATACGCTTCACGCAGGACGTTTCGTCGGAGGCGTCTAGCCCCAAACTCGTATTGAGCGAACGCTCAGGGTTTGGGGATTACTTTCTCGCGCAGGCTTTATAGTAAACGCCGGCTTGTTGACGCTGGCGGCGTGGTGTCGCGCCTGCGAATTCTTTCTCACATTCAGTCAGCCCATGCGCCGCTCGGTGCGGCCGTGCCGTGCCGTGTTCCGGCCGTACGCGACAAGGACGTTCGCCATGACAAAGATTCGGTCAAAAGCGATCAGAAAGCCCCGGCTCCTGATCACCACCCAAGACCACGCAATCCTCGCTGCGATGATCGGCAGCGCGCCGACCTCGGCCGCGGCGATGCTACTCGAGGATGAGCTCGACCGGGCTGTGATGGTCGACGAGACGTCGGACACGCGACCCTTCTGCCGGATCGGCAGCTGGGTCACATACGAGGATCACAGCAGCGGTCAAATCCGTGAAATTCGGCTGGTCCTGCCGGCGGAGGCCGATATCGACAAGCGCTGGGTTTCGATCCTCAGCTTGGTCGGCGCTTCCCTGCTCGGCCTAGCTGTCGGGGCCGAGTTCGGCTGGATCGACGACAAGGGCCGACCGCACCGGTTGAAGGTTCTGGACGTGGTGAATTCTCATGACGCGCATGCGTGCTAGTGACACGATGTTGCTGGAAGCCGCCGCGTCAGAAGCAATAAGCGCGGCGTGGTGGGAAAGGGTCGATCTGGAAGCCCGCCGCCCCGGCGAGATTCACGCAGACCTGATCTTGGGCAAGGCGGCCGAACTCGCGTTCTCTCCCATAGGCCGGGACCAGCTGATGTCCCTAGCGCTGGAGAAGGGTGTCCTAGATGCCGGCAGCGCCGAACCTCTGCTGGAGACATCCGCGCTGCCTGTGGAGCGGGCAGTGATTGCGAAGCGTGTTTTCCAGCATGCGCCGCACCGCACTTCGGAAACCGAGGCTCTGGTCGTTAGGATCGAGGAACGCATTGCGCGGCGGCTCGGCCGTGACACTCGCTACGACCTCCTCCCGCAACGAATGCGTCAGGAGGCCGCTCTGCAGGAGATCCTGTGGAATCATCCCGCCATTCCTGCTGGCGACGACATCCGCCTGGGGATGCTCTGCTCGGTCCCAAAACTGCTTGAACGCGTTGAGGCGCTCTCGGGCGATCGGCCTTGGCGGCTCTTGACCCGATGGGTCGCTCCCTTCGTCGGAAGAGGCGCATCATGAGAGGACGACACAACATTGTCGGCACAGAGGTCGGCCGTCCAAGACCGCCATTCTATGCAAGCAATCTTTCGAAGCTCCAGGTCACGAGGCCTCCGTCGACAAGGCGCTGGATCGTCATTTTATTGCTGGCTGCGGGCTTGCTCGGCCTGATTGTCGCCACTCGACTGACCTGAGCCGACGCATCGAACCGCCGGCACTCAAGACCTGTCCGCTGGCTGGACGCGCGCCATGGCGGCGACGATCCCGAAAGACCTGCCCGCTTCTCTAGCCCGTGTGGACGTCGTCTTGGCGAGGTCCACAGAACGTCTCTGCACCGAGTTCGGAGTTTATCGTGTCATTCATCCGCTTCGCCCCTCTCGCGGCAAGCCTGGCCTCTATGCTGCTGGCCATCCCGGCGCTGCCCGCCCGCTGGGCGTGGCCTGTACTCGCCCTGGCGGCGGTCCTGTCTGCGCTCGGACTATTAGACCTGGTCCAACCGGCGCATTCGGTCCGACGCAACTACCCAATCGTGGGCCGGCTTCGCTGGTTCTTTGAGGATATTCGTCCCGGCATCAGGCAGTATCTCTTCGAAGACGAGCACGAGGAGACGCCGTTTTCCCGCAGCCAGCGCTCGCTGGTGTATGCGCGCGCCAAAAATGAGGTCAGCGACCGTCCGTTCGGAACTCTTCTGGACGTGTACGCGAACGGCTACGAATTCATCGCCCACTCCACCAGGCCTGTCCCCGCAGCGGATCCCGGCTCTTTCCGTGTTTCGATCGGGGGCGAAGCCTGTCAGCAGCCTTATTCCGCCTCAATCTTCAATATCTCCGCCATGAGCTTTGGCGCACTGAGCGCCAACGCCATTCGCGCGCTCAACAAGGGCGCCAAACTCGGGGGGTTCGCACATGACACGGGCGAAGGCTCCATCAGTCCCTATCACCGCGAGCACGGCGGCGACCTCATCTGGGAGATCGGCAGCGGCTACTTCGGATGCCGCGACAACCAGGGACGGTTCGATCCCAACCGGTTCACCGAGCAGTCGGCCGATCCCCAGGTTCGGATGATTGAGTTGAAGATCAGCCAAGGCGCCAAGCCCGGCAAGGGCGGGATTCTGCCTGGCGAGAAGGTCACCCCCGAGATCGCGCTCACCCGCGGCATTCCCGTCGGCCGCGATTGTATCTCTCCGCCAGGGCATTCGGCATTCAGCACGCCCCTGGAACTCGTTCGGTTCATCGCCCGCCTGCGCGAGTTGTCCGGCGGCAAGCCGGTGGGATTCAAGCTTTGCGTAGGTCAGCCTTGGGAATTCATGGGCATTGTCAAGGCGATGCTTGAGACGGGCATTCTTCCTGACTACATCGTCGTCGACGGCGCCGAGGGAGGGACGGGGGCTGCGCCTCTC
This genomic interval carries:
- a CDS encoding IS5 family transposase (programmed frameshift), whose protein sequence is MSDLYWLTGEQMARLEPFFPKSHGKPRADDRRVLSGIIFVNRNGLRWRDAPAAYGPHKTLYNRWKRWSEAGVFIRMMEGLSGAQTERRTVMIDATYLKAHRTASSLRGKKGGLGRLIGRTKGGMNTKLHAVTDANGRPISLFMTAGQVSDYIGAAALLDSLPRAQWLLGDRGYDADWFRDALQAKGITPCIPGRKTRTEPIRYDKRRYKRRNRIEIMFGRLRDWRRVATRYDRCPTVFLSAIALAATVLFWL
- a CDS encoding surface-adhesin E family protein — translated: MKIVKFIASAAVALTLAAGSAEAGEWFVVSAGSDLIVGVDRASIRPDPILTRSRKSVWAVFVYRDRTTVGPYQFDYSVVRYSIDCNRMATAIGTLAYYQIGNDRPVNSVSGAGEIFEDSLPDSHAYNISDAACNNNIPGDIAPITTVNDFTEMTHSILQDTRSR
- a CDS encoding HNH endonuclease codes for the protein MCGRLAEVVDHIQPHKGDTDLFHDPDNWQALCKQCHDSLKKQIESRGYHNCGDASGFPSDPNHPFNRRGKSSLLAAR
- a CDS encoding P27 family phage terminase small subunit, with translation MYSVGSQGQLIIHPAARIQNDAIRLINQTSQRLAIDPTSRKAQSGQPADDDAGEIGGLLA
- a CDS encoding aspartyl protease family protein: MKGVRALIDTGAGGDCIDDDLAQSLGLPVTDEGEISGVGGRHHAYIYTARIWVPHLDRLLFQPFTGVKLRQGEQWHQVILGRGFLRPYRLVYDGVSGQVELVDSK
- a CDS encoding GreA/GreB family elongation factor, whose amino-acid sequence is MRRSVRPCRAVFRPYATRTFAMTKIRSKAIRKPRLLITTQDHAILAAMIGSAPTSAAAMLLEDELDRAVMVDETSDTRPFCRIGSWVTYEDHSSGQIREIRLVLPAEADIDKRWVSILSLVGASLLGLAVGAEFGWIDDKGRPHRLKVLDVVNSHDAHAC
- a CDS encoding FMN-binding glutamate synthase family protein — translated: MLLAIPALPARWAWPVLALAAVLSALGLLDLVQPAHSVRRNYPIVGRLRWFFEDIRPGIRQYLFEDEHEETPFSRSQRSLVYARAKNEVSDRPFGTLLDVYANGYEFIAHSTRPVPAADPGSFRVSIGGEACQQPYSASIFNISAMSFGALSANAIRALNKGAKLGGFAHDTGEGSISPYHREHGGDLIWEIGSGYFGCRDNQGRFDPNRFTEQSADPQVRMIELKISQGAKPGKGGILPGEKVTPEIALTRGIPVGRDCISPPGHSAFSTPLELVRFIARLRELSGGKPVGFKLCVGQPWEFMGIVKAMLETGILPDYIVVDGAEGGTGAAPLEFADHLGMPLRESLLFVHNTLVGAGLRDQIKIGAAGKIVSAFDLATVMALGADWTNAGRGFMFAIGCIQSLSCHTNQCPTGVATQDPMRQRALVVSDKAERVHNFHRNTLLALSEMIAAAGLHHPSRLGPHHLVRRVSLTEIRLFSQLHIFLERGELLAGNSQRDFYGAAWRLARADSFDIAT